One region of Streptomyces rishiriensis genomic DNA includes:
- a CDS encoding helix-turn-helix transcriptional regulator translates to MRAARLIKMVLLLQSRPSMTASELARELEVSERTVTRDAQALSEAGVPVYAERGRAGGYRLVGGYRTRLTGLGRGEAEALFLSGVPGALREMGLEDVASAARLKVSAALLPSLRDAPRTAAQRFHLDAPAWFREPVAPALLPVIADAVWDDRRLSARYRRGEGDVVRELEPYGLVLKAGVWYLCARVGGTGPGSRTEGTEGKEAWAGARSGAGSEPGTEPGARSGAGSGPGSDTEAGSGAGTFRTYRIDRFVGAEVLEDRFSRDEDFDLPAFWDGQAERFARSILRAEVVLRLSETGVRNLPYAVDPVAARDALAGVPEPDGPGWVTVTLGVESEEVAHTQLAALGPEAEVLSPATLRDRFAADAVRLTELYGRREG, encoded by the coding sequence ATGCGCGCTGCCCGCCTCATCAAGATGGTGCTCCTTCTCCAGTCCCGGCCCAGCATGACCGCGTCCGAGCTGGCCCGGGAGCTGGAGGTGTCGGAGCGGACCGTCACGCGGGACGCGCAGGCGCTGTCCGAGGCGGGCGTGCCGGTGTACGCGGAGCGGGGGCGGGCGGGGGGCTACCGGCTCGTCGGGGGCTATCGGACGCGGCTGACGGGGCTGGGGCGCGGTGAGGCGGAGGCGCTGTTCCTGAGCGGCGTGCCGGGGGCGCTGCGGGAGATGGGTCTCGAGGACGTCGCGTCGGCCGCGCGGCTGAAGGTGTCGGCGGCTCTGCTGCCCTCCCTGCGGGACGCCCCGCGTACGGCGGCGCAGCGCTTCCACCTGGACGCGCCCGCCTGGTTCCGGGAGCCCGTGGCTCCCGCTCTGCTCCCGGTGATCGCGGACGCGGTGTGGGACGACCGGCGCCTGAGCGCCCGCTACCGGCGCGGGGAGGGCGACGTGGTCCGGGAGCTGGAGCCGTACGGGCTCGTGCTCAAGGCAGGCGTCTGGTACCTGTGCGCCCGGGTCGGCGGGACGGGGCCGGGGTCCCGGACAGAGGGGACAGAGGGGAAAGAGGCGTGGGCGGGGGCGCGGTCAGGCGCGGGGTCGGAGCCGGGCACAGAGCCGGGGGCGCGGTCAGGCGCGGGATCGGGGCCGGGGTCGGACACAGAGGCGGGGTCGGGGGCGGGGACGTTCCGGACCTATCGCATCGATCGGTTCGTCGGGGCCGAGGTCCTGGAGGACCGTTTCAGCAGGGACGAGGACTTCGATCTGCCCGCGTTCTGGGACGGGCAGGCCGAGCGGTTCGCGCGGTCGATCCTGCGGGCCGAGGTGGTCCTGCGGCTCTCGGAGACGGGGGTGCGCAATCTGCCGTACGCCGTGGATCCGGTGGCCGCCCGGGACGCGCTGGCGGGTGTCCCGGAGCCGGACGGGCCGGGCTGGGTGACCGTCACCCTGGGGGTCGAGTCGGAGGAGGTGGCGCACACGCAGCTCGCGGCGCTGGGGCCGGAGGCCGAGGTGCTGTCGCCGGCCACGCTGCGGGACCGGTTCGCCGCGGATGCGGTACGGCTGACGGAGCTCTACGGGCGTCGGGAAGGGTGA
- a CDS encoding MarP family serine protease, producing MDLLDILLVLVILAYAGSGYRRGLVAGCVSLAGFVGGAVIGVWVLPWLMDLVTPGTTAATVTAVCTVLLPAVAGHELARRLALRLRRELDRGPLRVADGVGGAAANALAVLIVAWVAASVLGASSSSLVTSSIRDSRLLGAVQDAMPDTTPTWFSRATSALTEAGFPQVFNPFESESTAEVAKPTGDSVTPSATEAAKRSTVKIEGVSGDQGREGSGFVYASEHVMTNAHVVAGIDDPTVRIGGVGRSYDARVVLFDPDKDVAVLYVPDLRAPVLSFDDDASRGDSAVVAGYPQDGDLNLQAATVANRVKATGRNIYNDEIVTREIYSIRSTVRPGNSGGPLLTTAGRVYGVVFARSTSDDETGYVLTAAEVAGDAARAAKATKAVDTGKLATS from the coding sequence GTGGACCTGCTCGACATCCTGCTGGTGCTGGTGATCCTGGCCTACGCCGGCTCCGGCTACCGGCGTGGACTGGTGGCCGGCTGTGTCTCGCTCGCCGGGTTCGTGGGCGGCGCGGTGATCGGCGTGTGGGTCCTGCCGTGGCTGATGGACCTGGTGACACCGGGGACCACGGCGGCGACGGTGACGGCGGTGTGCACGGTTCTCCTCCCCGCGGTGGCCGGGCACGAGCTGGCGAGGCGGCTGGCGCTGCGGCTGCGGCGGGAACTGGACCGCGGGCCGCTCAGGGTGGCCGACGGGGTCGGCGGGGCGGCGGCGAACGCGCTGGCGGTGCTGATCGTGGCGTGGGTGGCGGCGAGCGTGCTGGGCGCTTCCTCGTCTTCGCTGGTCACGTCGTCCATACGGGACTCCCGACTGCTGGGGGCCGTGCAGGACGCCATGCCGGACACCACGCCCACCTGGTTCTCGCGGGCCACCTCGGCACTGACCGAGGCGGGTTTCCCGCAGGTCTTCAATCCGTTCGAGAGCGAGTCGACGGCCGAGGTCGCCAAGCCCACAGGCGACAGCGTCACCCCGAGCGCGACCGAGGCGGCCAAGCGGAGCACGGTCAAGATCGAGGGCGTATCGGGCGACCAGGGCCGTGAGGGCAGCGGCTTCGTGTACGCGAGCGAGCATGTGATGACCAACGCGCACGTGGTGGCGGGCATCGACGACCCGACCGTACGGATCGGCGGCGTGGGCCGCTCGTACGACGCGCGCGTGGTGCTCTTCGACCCGGACAAGGACGTGGCGGTGCTGTACGTGCCGGACCTGAGGGCGCCGGTCCTGAGCTTCGACGACGACGCGTCGCGCGGTGACTCGGCGGTCGTCGCCGGCTATCCGCAGGACGGTGACCTGAACCTCCAGGCGGCGACGGTCGCGAACCGGGTGAAGGCGACCGGCCGGAACATCTACAACGACGAGATCGTCACCCGGGAGATCTACTCGATCCGCTCCACCGTGCGGCCCGGCAACTCCGGCGGCCCCTTGCTGACCACCGCGGGCCGGGTCTACGGCGTCGTCTTCGCCCGCTCCACCTCCGACGACGAGACGGGGTACGTGCTCACGGCGGCCGAGGTGGCCGGCGACGCCGCGCGGGCGGCGAAGGCGACCAAGGCGGTGGACACGGGGAAGCTGGCGACCTCCTGA
- a CDS encoding peptidoglycan recognition protein family protein, with translation MFLGCLPGLAAVAALGLCAGGVDHAATAASGARPPAARPAGVHRAARPPVVPRAAWLDDLARHAQPPPRYDDKVVAVFVHHTDSPNGYACADAPRIIRYLYAGQIGARDWDDIGYNFLVDRCGTIYEGRAGGVDRPVTGAHTQGFNHRTAGIAALGTFTAGVPVPQAMVDAIAALTAWKLGLSDVDPRADVRLTSSNSRSRYAAGTTATLPALAGHQDGYMTSCPGAALTARLPEIRETAARLQGRTAAQAAGSLTGTP, from the coding sequence GTGTTCCTCGGCTGCCTGCCCGGTCTCGCCGCCGTGGCCGCCCTGGGGCTGTGCGCGGGCGGCGTCGACCACGCGGCCACGGCCGCGTCGGGCGCCCGCCCGCCCGCGGCCCGTCCCGCCGGCGTCCACCGGGCGGCCCGGCCGCCCGTGGTGCCCCGCGCCGCCTGGCTGGACGACCTGGCCCGGCACGCGCAGCCGCCCCCGCGCTACGACGACAAGGTCGTCGCCGTCTTCGTGCACCACACCGACTCGCCCAACGGCTACGCCTGCGCCGACGCGCCCCGCATCATCCGCTACCTGTACGCGGGGCAGATCGGCGCCCGGGACTGGGACGACATCGGCTACAACTTCCTCGTCGACCGCTGCGGCACGATCTACGAGGGCCGCGCGGGCGGTGTCGACCGGCCCGTCACGGGCGCCCACACGCAGGGCTTCAACCACCGCACGGCCGGTATCGCCGCACTCGGCACGTTCACCGCCGGCGTGCCGGTGCCGCAGGCGATGGTCGACGCGATCGCCGCCCTGACCGCCTGGAAGCTCGGGCTGTCCGACGTCGACCCGCGCGCGGACGTCCGGCTCACCTCCAGCAACAGCCGCAGCCGGTACGCGGCCGGCACCACCGCCACCCTCCCGGCGCTGGCCGGCCACCAGGACGGCTACATGACCAGCTGCCCCGGCGCCGCCCTCACCGCGCGGCTGCCGGAGATCCGTGAGACGGCGGCCCGGCTCCAGGGCAGAACCGCCGCCCAGGCCGCCGGAAGTCTCACAGGAACGCCTTAG
- a CDS encoding DUF4240 domain-containing protein, producing MDETEFWELVDATREAAEGDPEEQADLLVERLVRLDPDSVLDFARHFESRYNRAYRWDLWGAAWLLLDGASDDAFDFFRCWLIGQGREVFEGALHGDPDSLADLLDDFDEEIDGDGEELGYAADEAYEQLTGTVAPDLGIPPAPAEPEGTPVAFENEAALAERYPRLWQRFKE from the coding sequence ATGGACGAGACGGAGTTCTGGGAGCTGGTGGACGCCACGCGCGAGGCCGCCGAGGGCGATCCCGAGGAGCAGGCCGACCTGCTCGTGGAGCGGCTGGTCCGGCTGGACCCCGACTCCGTGCTCGACTTCGCCCGGCACTTCGAGTCCCGCTACAACCGCGCCTACCGCTGGGACCTCTGGGGCGCGGCCTGGCTGCTGCTGGACGGGGCCAGCGACGACGCCTTCGACTTCTTCCGGTGCTGGCTGATCGGACAGGGCCGCGAGGTGTTCGAGGGCGCCCTGCACGGCGACCCGGACTCGCTCGCCGATCTGCTGGACGACTTCGACGAGGAGATCGACGGGGACGGCGAGGAACTCGGCTACGCGGCCGACGAGGCCTACGAGCAGCTCACCGGGACCGTCGCCCCGGACCTGGGCATCCCGCCCGCGCCCGCCGAACCGGAGGGCACGCCGGTGGCCTTCGAGAACGAGGCGGCGCTGGCCGAGCGGTATCCCCGGCTGTGGCAGCGCTTCAAGGAGTGA
- a CDS encoding GNAT family N-acetyltransferase, with the protein MPEPSAARIRTARPADAEALALVDRLTWSPLHAVMPEPEPPYDPFFDERHVPEDYLVAELDDRVIGYVRLALPTPLPCNAHVRQIQGLAVLDEGRGRGVGRALIRAALDEARRRGARRITLRVLGHNTPARKLYESEGFVVEGVLPEEFLLGGEYVDDIFMGRPL; encoded by the coding sequence ATGCCCGAACCTTCCGCAGCCCGCATCCGCACCGCACGGCCCGCCGACGCCGAGGCGCTGGCCCTCGTCGACCGGCTGACCTGGTCCCCCCTGCACGCGGTCATGCCCGAGCCGGAGCCGCCGTACGACCCCTTCTTCGACGAGCGCCACGTCCCCGAGGACTACCTGGTCGCCGAACTGGACGACCGTGTCATCGGCTACGTCCGCCTCGCCCTGCCCACCCCGCTCCCCTGCAACGCGCACGTCCGGCAGATACAGGGCCTCGCCGTCCTCGACGAGGGGCGCGGCCGGGGCGTCGGACGGGCGCTGATCCGCGCCGCCCTCGACGAGGCCCGCCGCCGGGGCGCCCGCCGGATCACCCTGCGCGTCCTCGGTCACAACACCCCGGCCCGCAAGCTCTACGAGTCCGAGGGGTTCGTGGTGGAGGGCGTCCTGCCGGAGGAGTTCCTGCTGGGCGGGGAGTACGTGGACGACATCTTCATGGGGCGGCCGCTGTAG